Proteins encoded by one window of bacterium:
- a CDS encoding 1-acyl-sn-glycerol-3-phosphate acyltransferase gives MQAAIFNRFLAGARMIFACSFIAVYLIIVGIPVLSYCRIMGNPRLALYLTKVLDQMVLFLGGIRLKVRGLEKLDHNRGYVYVGNHRSHVDGAAVFRTVPGDVRFLIKKEAFRIPLVSFALSTMGMIEVDRSNPEASSRSIDRAVSEIRSGHSVILFPEGTRSRQSNMLPFKKGAFVLAIKSQAPVVPFTLIGAEQALPPDTILLYGGEVELIFHDPIETTGLSLENREQLLQQAQTRVNSALF, from the coding sequence ATGCAAGCTGCAATATTCAATAGATTTCTGGCGGGCGCGCGCATGATCTTTGCCTGCTCCTTCATCGCTGTTTACTTGATCATCGTGGGGATACCGGTTCTCAGCTACTGCCGGATCATGGGGAATCCGCGACTGGCTCTTTATTTGACAAAAGTGCTGGACCAAATGGTTCTCTTTCTGGGCGGAATTCGATTGAAAGTGCGCGGACTGGAGAAACTGGATCACAATCGTGGCTATGTCTATGTGGGGAATCATAGAAGTCATGTGGACGGCGCAGCGGTTTTCCGGACCGTGCCCGGAGATGTCAGGTTCCTGATTAAGAAGGAAGCTTTCCGTATTCCTCTGGTATCTTTTGCGTTAAGCACAATGGGAATGATCGAAGTAGACCGGTCCAATCCGGAAGCTTCTTCGCGAAGCATTGACCGCGCTGTTTCAGAAATCCGATCAGGCCATTCGGTGATTCTTTTTCCGGAGGGCACACGGAGCCGGCAATCGAACATGCTTCCATTCAAAAAGGGAGCATTTGTCCTGGCAATCAAATCTCAAGCGCCGGTAGTTCCCTTTACTTTGATTGGCGCGGAGCAGGCATTACCGCCGGACACAATTCTCCTATATGGAGGAGAGGTCGAGTTAATTTTTCACGATCCTATTGAAACAACCGGACTCAGTCTGGAAAACCGTGAGCAGTTGTTGCAACAAGCCCAAACCCGCGTAAATTCGGCTCTTTTTTGA
- a CDS encoding type II secretion system protein GspG: MRAVGTAVESYAVDNNKYPAGGSALSTIQTNVEPRYIQQVPLVDAWNQNYDYLSSPTSSPQAYSVESYGKDLADHGYFVGSTTNFNNDIVFSQGLFTGYPEGSQQ; this comes from the coding sequence ATGCGCGCAGTCGGCACAGCGGTAGAATCTTACGCGGTTGATAATAACAAATATCCGGCGGGAGGATCTGCGTTATCAACAATTCAAACTAACGTTGAACCAAGGTACATACAACAGGTGCCATTGGTGGATGCTTGGAACCAGAATTACGACTACCTGTCATCCCCAACAAGCTCTCCGCAGGCATACTCTGTGGAAAGTTACGGTAAGGATTTGGCGGACCATGGCTACTTTGTTGGTTCGACAACAAACTTCAACAACGACATAGTTTTCTCGCAAGGTCTTTTCACTGGGTATCCTGAAGGAAGCCAGCAATAA
- a CDS encoding menaquinone biosynthesis protein has translation MTIRIAAIRYINTLPLVYGLEFNPDLELTFETPSRCYEMLLQDEVDVALIPIIGTQLSTEIRAIKGLGIAATNRTESVYLFATKPLDRLRTVIGDPSSLTSVLLSKIILNEKYKNKPRFLSGSIDNIHEVLRQYDAALIIGDEAILTDKSDYDHYDLATEWYSITGFPFVFAVWASKRILSHEEKEIFHNAYQQATQNWEGIIYRAASMLAVDVPFLKRYYNENLRYHLARSDYEGLLRFLVLAADFGYLQKVRKDIWM, from the coding sequence ATGACGATACGAATTGCGGCCATACGCTACATCAATACTCTTCCCCTGGTTTATGGCCTGGAGTTTAATCCTGATTTGGAGCTGACATTCGAAACTCCTTCGCGGTGTTACGAAATGCTTCTGCAAGACGAAGTGGACGTTGCCCTGATTCCGATTATCGGCACACAGCTCAGTACAGAAATCCGCGCCATCAAAGGTCTAGGGATTGCTGCAACTAACCGGACGGAGTCTGTTTATTTATTTGCAACCAAACCGTTAGATCGGTTAAGGACCGTGATTGGGGATCCTTCCTCTTTGACTTCGGTGCTGTTGTCAAAAATCATTCTGAATGAAAAATACAAAAATAAGCCAAGATTTCTCTCCGGCTCGATCGATAACATTCATGAAGTTTTAAGGCAATATGATGCGGCTCTGATTATAGGTGACGAGGCTATTCTGACCGATAAGAGCGACTACGACCACTATGATCTGGCGACGGAATGGTATTCCATTACCGGATTTCCTTTCGTTTTTGCTGTATGGGCAAGCAAAAGGATTCTGTCTCATGAAGAGAAGGAAATATTTCACAATGCTTACCAGCAGGCGACGCAAAATTGGGAAGGCATCATTTATCGGGCAGCCAGTATGCTCGCAGTGGATGTCCCTTTTTTGAAGAGGTATTATAATGAGAATTTGCGCTATCATTTGGCGCGCAGTGATTACGAAGGATTGCTCCGGTTCCTTGTTCTTGCGGCCGATTTCGGGTATCTGCAAAAAGTGAGAAAAGACATATGGATGTAG
- a CDS encoding tetratricopeptide repeat protein, protein MQKTKVPTTVFLSILLLCSSFSFAEVSEEVKGQIKYGVRAAKEDHWDEAIYRWRKALQLDPNNLMAHNNLAVAYEQLGEYELALEEYQIAYRLDSQNQNVKNNLDRFRDFYRKYQRQKE, encoded by the coding sequence ATGCAAAAAACCAAAGTTCCTACCACAGTTTTTCTTTCCATTCTATTACTTTGCTCTTCTTTCAGCTTTGCAGAAGTCAGTGAAGAAGTTAAAGGACAAATCAAGTATGGTGTTCGAGCCGCAAAGGAAGATCATTGGGACGAAGCAATATATCGATGGCGAAAAGCCTTACAACTCGATCCTAACAATCTGATGGCACATAACAATCTGGCAGTTGCTTATGAACAATTGGGAGAATACGAACTGGCGTTGGAGGAATACCAGATAGCTTACCGGTTGGACAGTCAGAACCAGAACGTCAAAAACAATCTGGATCGATTTCGAGATTTTTACCGGAAGTATCAGCGTCAAAAAGAATAA
- the rbfA gene encoding 30S ribosome-binding factor RbfA produces MTRRRQERLSDLLKEEISSILFQKMQDPRLSLCNITNVSLSPDYRHARVYVSVLGTPEHKEQCVKALNSAGGFFRRELGKLNLKYIPSLQFQADVGAEYSQHIEELLKSVKKEEPES; encoded by the coding sequence ATGACACGCCGCCGTCAAGAAAGGCTTTCCGACCTTTTGAAAGAAGAAATCTCCTCCATTCTTTTTCAAAAAATGCAGGACCCACGGCTCTCTTTGTGTAATATCACCAATGTATCGTTGAGTCCGGATTACAGACATGCCCGCGTCTACGTAAGTGTGCTGGGTACGCCGGAGCACAAAGAGCAATGCGTCAAAGCTCTCAATTCAGCCGGTGGATTTTTCCGGCGGGAACTCGGCAAGCTCAATTTGAAATACATTCCCTCGTTGCAATTTCAAGCGGATGTCGGGGCAGAGTATTCGCAACACATCGAAGAACTTTTGAAGAGTGTGAAAAAAGAGGAACCGGAATCGTGA
- the mqnC gene encoding dehypoxanthine futalosine cyclase, which produces MDVVVENKTSILDKVYRNERLSQEDAVQLFFSSELLEIGMAADYVRHKFHSGPRVSYIVDRNINYTNVCYVECSFCAFYRSSLESDSYLHGLDLLDKKIEETIALGGTGILLQGGLHPELKLEWYEGLLRHFKTKFPSVWIHGFSPPEITNICKVSKLPLPVVMERLGAAGLDSLPGGGGEILVDRVRKIISPRKCMTDEWLAVHEEAHRLNLRSSATMMFGHVEKLEERAEHLQRIRDLQDRTGGFMSFICWTFQQENTLLTCPTSTATDFLKTLAISRIFLDNIENVQSSWLTQGLKLGQVALQFGANDMGSVMIEENVVSAAGAHFQATEEDLRRLIRDAGYAPFKRDTIYRPV; this is translated from the coding sequence ATGGATGTAGTCGTAGAAAACAAAACATCTATTCTGGACAAAGTGTACAGGAATGAGCGGTTATCACAGGAGGATGCCGTTCAATTGTTTTTTTCCAGTGAACTTTTGGAAATCGGCATGGCGGCAGATTACGTACGGCACAAATTTCATTCCGGTCCCCGGGTTAGTTACATTGTGGACCGCAATATTAATTACACGAATGTTTGCTATGTGGAGTGTTCTTTTTGCGCGTTCTATCGCTCTTCTCTAGAATCGGATTCCTACTTGCATGGACTGGATCTACTGGACAAGAAAATCGAAGAGACAATTGCGCTTGGGGGCACTGGTATTTTGCTTCAAGGCGGGCTCCATCCTGAACTCAAATTGGAATGGTACGAAGGGCTTCTGCGCCATTTTAAAACGAAGTTTCCCTCCGTGTGGATTCATGGTTTTTCGCCCCCGGAAATCACAAACATTTGCAAAGTTTCAAAACTCCCTCTTCCCGTTGTGATGGAACGCCTGGGTGCTGCCGGACTGGATTCCTTGCCGGGTGGTGGCGGCGAAATATTGGTGGATCGCGTGCGAAAAATTATTTCTCCGCGCAAATGCATGACGGACGAATGGCTCGCCGTTCACGAGGAAGCACACCGGTTGAATCTACGTTCCAGCGCTACCATGATGTTTGGTCACGTTGAGAAACTGGAAGAACGAGCGGAACATTTACAACGAATTCGAGACTTGCAGGATCGCACTGGTGGATTCATGTCCTTTATCTGTTGGACGTTTCAACAGGAGAACACATTGTTGACTTGTCCCACTTCTACTGCAACAGATTTCTTGAAAACTCTCGCAATCTCAAGAATCTTTCTGGATAACATAGAAAACGTGCAGAGTTCCTGGCTCACTCAAGGATTAAAACTCGGCCAGGTTGCTCTTCAATTTGGCGCCAACGATATGGGTAGCGTCATGATTGAGGAGAATGTTGTTTCCGCTGCTGGAGCTCATTTTCAGGCTACCGAAGAAGATTTGCGCCGTCTGATCCGAGATGCGGGTTACGCTCCTTTCAAGCGGGACACCATCTACCGTCCCGTCTAA
- the infB gene encoding translation initiation factor IF-2, with product MKLRVYQIAKEMNRSAHEIIAVLEKLGIEGKHHTSSIEDELVPKIRRYLEPYAKRAEVAHKDEEVVEEPELEEETPKPVAVVPAPKVEAPVVEKGKKKVAKEAAPKEPVREVPRQPVKEAKRRSTADHPKVAKPSAEAVVAVADRPSEPSLREPLPPAPPTISDEELEQLTAPPPPAPAAVAVVSAPVVERPKIQISENIAVKDLAQKMGIMSKLVLKKLLDRGILANINQNIDLKLAEQLASDFGFDVNVTSYEEAVAKEQETDEASTVLVTRPPVVTIMGHVDHGKTSLLDAIRETNVAGGESGGITQHIGAYQVRVGQRGITFIDTPGHEAFTRMRARGAQVTDIVVLVVAADDGVMPQTLEAIDHAKAAKVPIIVAINKIDKPDANPDRIKRQLADHEILIEEYGGDTVCVEISARKRTNIPTLLEMILLVADILDLKSSPNRLAAGTVLEARLDKSRGPAATVLVQNGTLKAGDVYVVGAVMGRVRAMFDDRGAKMKEATPGNPVEVLGSQGVPQAGDAFQVFKDEFKARSIVAFRQARAKELAAASTSRLSLDQLFSKIQQGEIRELPVIVKADVQGSIEVMKDTLTKLGTEEVKIRMIHSGTGAVTSSDVLLASASNAIIVAYNVRPEPKARELAEKEKVDIRTYTVIYSVVDEIKSALSGLLRPTIKEVFLGTAEVRDTFRIPKVGTVAGSYIVSGKLNRNAQVRLVRDNVVIYEGKISSLRRFKEDASEVKEGFECGVGLENYNDIKIGDYIEAFTIERIARHLE from the coding sequence ATGAAATTACGCGTTTATCAGATCGCAAAAGAAATGAACCGGTCCGCTCATGAAATCATAGCGGTTCTGGAAAAACTCGGGATTGAAGGGAAACATCATACGAGCAGCATTGAAGACGAGTTGGTTCCCAAAATCCGGCGTTATCTGGAGCCTTATGCGAAGCGCGCAGAAGTTGCGCATAAGGATGAGGAAGTTGTAGAAGAGCCGGAATTGGAAGAAGAGACTCCCAAACCGGTGGCGGTTGTTCCTGCTCCGAAGGTAGAAGCGCCGGTTGTTGAGAAAGGCAAGAAAAAAGTTGCGAAGGAGGCTGCTCCGAAAGAGCCAGTGCGCGAGGTGCCGCGGCAACCGGTAAAAGAAGCAAAACGAAGAAGCACAGCAGATCATCCGAAAGTTGCAAAGCCATCCGCCGAGGCGGTGGTGGCTGTGGCGGACAGGCCTTCCGAACCATCTCTTCGCGAGCCGCTCCCGCCTGCTCCTCCCACCATAAGCGATGAAGAGCTGGAGCAACTTACGGCGCCACCGCCACCCGCTCCAGCAGCGGTGGCTGTTGTGTCTGCGCCGGTTGTGGAGCGTCCGAAAATCCAGATCAGCGAAAATATTGCCGTAAAGGATCTTGCCCAGAAGATGGGCATCATGTCAAAGCTGGTGCTCAAAAAATTGCTGGACCGTGGCATCCTTGCAAACATAAATCAAAACATCGATTTAAAACTTGCCGAACAGCTTGCGTCCGATTTTGGATTCGATGTGAACGTTACGAGCTATGAAGAAGCCGTCGCGAAGGAACAGGAAACCGACGAAGCTTCTACTGTATTAGTAACTCGTCCTCCCGTTGTGACGATCATGGGCCACGTCGATCATGGGAAAACATCTTTGCTGGATGCGATTCGTGAGACCAACGTGGCGGGAGGCGAGTCGGGAGGAATTACGCAGCATATTGGCGCCTATCAGGTAAGGGTCGGACAGCGCGGAATCACCTTCATCGACACACCGGGCCATGAGGCGTTTACGCGGATGCGCGCGCGGGGCGCGCAGGTCACCGACATCGTAGTGCTCGTGGTTGCGGCTGACGATGGAGTGATGCCGCAAACTCTCGAAGCCATCGATCACGCAAAGGCCGCCAAGGTTCCCATCATTGTAGCGATCAACAAAATTGACAAGCCTGATGCGAATCCGGACCGGATCAAACGGCAACTGGCTGATCACGAGATACTGATCGAAGAATATGGCGGCGATACAGTTTGTGTGGAGATTTCAGCGCGCAAGAGAACGAACATTCCGACACTCCTCGAAATGATTTTACTGGTTGCCGACATCCTGGATTTGAAATCGAGTCCGAATCGTCTTGCTGCAGGAACAGTTCTTGAAGCGCGTTTGGACAAGAGTCGCGGCCCTGCCGCAACAGTGCTTGTGCAGAATGGAACTTTAAAAGCCGGAGACGTTTATGTCGTGGGAGCAGTGATGGGACGTGTCCGCGCGATGTTTGACGATCGCGGCGCAAAAATGAAGGAAGCAACGCCCGGCAATCCCGTGGAAGTCCTGGGCTCGCAAGGTGTTCCACAAGCAGGGGACGCTTTTCAGGTCTTCAAGGACGAATTTAAAGCACGAAGTATTGTCGCTTTCCGACAGGCCAGAGCGAAAGAACTTGCAGCCGCCTCAACTTCCCGTTTATCACTCGATCAACTCTTCAGCAAAATCCAGCAGGGTGAAATCCGGGAGCTTCCGGTGATTGTGAAAGCTGATGTGCAGGGTTCGATTGAAGTCATGAAGGACACTTTGACAAAGCTTGGCACAGAAGAAGTAAAAATTAGAATGATTCACAGCGGGACAGGCGCCGTCACTTCCAGTGATGTGTTGCTCGCATCCGCATCCAACGCAATTATTGTCGCTTATAACGTTCGTCCTGAACCGAAAGCGCGCGAACTTGCGGAAAAGGAAAAAGTCGACATCCGTACCTACACCGTGATTTATTCCGTCGTCGATGAAATTAAGAGCGCGCTATCGGGATTGTTGCGACCCACAATCAAGGAAGTATTTCTGGGAACCGCCGAAGTGCGTGATACTTTCAGGATACCAAAAGTGGGAACAGTCGCCGGGAGTTACATTGTTTCAGGAAAATTAAACCGGAACGCGCAGGTCCGTTTGGTCCGGGATAACGTCGTAATCTACGAAGGTAAAATTAGCTCTTTGAGGCGATTTAAGGAAGATGCCAGCGAAGTGAAAGAAGGATTTGAATGCGGTGTTGGTCTTGAGAATTATAACGATATTAAGATCGGCGACTACATCGAGGCTTTCACGATTGAAAGAATAGCGCGCCATCTGGAATAG
- the lgt gene encoding prolipoprotein diacylglyceryl transferase, which produces MYPNLFKIGPLTIHSYGLFLAIAFLLGMRVAVHYAKREQMETSAITDLVVYIFLSALVGAKLLLVIVDFDYYSQDWSRLLSIYQVGGVYYGGFILAFLVSLWYIRRKKMNFWQTADVLVMGIAFGQIFGRFGCFFAGCCWGKPAPGFPLAVIFTRPEAAEQVGTPLNVPLHAAQLYEALPMILVFGLLVYFYNRKKFAGQQLSLYLVIYSLLRFNVEFFRGDPRGAIGPLSTSQVISILAFVAGFVIYLIRRDVKKVEVAVTK; this is translated from the coding sequence ATGTATCCGAATTTATTTAAGATTGGTCCACTGACAATTCATTCTTATGGATTGTTTCTTGCAATCGCATTTCTGTTGGGAATGCGAGTCGCGGTTCATTACGCAAAGCGTGAGCAGATGGAAACTTCTGCAATCACCGATTTGGTCGTTTACATTTTCTTGTCTGCGCTGGTGGGAGCCAAACTGCTTCTGGTAATCGTTGATTTCGATTATTACAGCCAGGATTGGAGCCGTCTTCTTTCCATTTACCAGGTGGGTGGCGTCTATTATGGCGGTTTTATACTCGCGTTTTTGGTGAGCCTCTGGTATATCCGGCGGAAGAAGATGAATTTTTGGCAAACCGCCGATGTTCTTGTCATGGGAATTGCGTTCGGCCAGATTTTTGGACGGTTCGGATGCTTTTTTGCAGGCTGTTGCTGGGGAAAACCAGCTCCTGGATTTCCGCTGGCTGTTATCTTCACGCGTCCGGAAGCGGCAGAACAGGTAGGAACACCTTTAAACGTTCCCTTGCACGCGGCGCAATTATACGAAGCTTTACCGATGATTCTGGTCTTTGGACTCCTTGTATATTTCTACAATCGTAAAAAATTCGCCGGTCAGCAGTTGAGCTTGTATCTCGTAATTTATTCCCTTCTTCGCTTCAACGTTGAATTCTTCCGTGGCGATCCCCGGGGCGCTATTGGACCGCTCTCCACGTCTCAAGTGATCAGCATTCTCGCTTTTGTGGCCGGTTTCGTTATTTACCTGATA
- the truB gene encoding tRNA pseudouridine(55) synthase TruB — MNWDGLILINKPEGDTSHTVVQRVKERLQVDKAGHLGTLDPIATGVFPVCLGKATRLSPFYMRADKCYLAAIRFGIFTTTDDREGKQEGPYTRIRFSREQLEKVISSFQGEIQQKPPIFSAKKIQGKKAYDLARKGIKPDLPLQKVKIHEIRLMHFEKDVAVIYMHCGSGTYVRSLARELGMRLRCGAHVNELARTKFKNFTLEECAPPEAPIEKLKASFVPIAQMLSDFPQFTVDASQGKKILNGSAIAVEEKYDQDWVKVFDENNTLLAIAQTKSGEKTELKPKIVFHE; from the coding sequence GTGAACTGGGACGGTTTAATACTGATCAACAAGCCGGAAGGGGACACTTCTCACACCGTGGTTCAAAGAGTGAAGGAACGGTTGCAGGTGGATAAAGCAGGGCATCTGGGCACATTGGATCCGATCGCTACCGGTGTCTTTCCTGTTTGTCTTGGAAAAGCGACAAGACTCAGTCCTTTTTATATGCGCGCTGATAAATGCTATCTTGCGGCAATCCGTTTCGGTATTTTTACAACAACAGACGACCGGGAGGGAAAACAGGAAGGTCCCTACACTAGGATCCGTTTTTCCAGAGAACAGCTCGAAAAAGTGATTTCTTCCTTTCAGGGAGAAATTCAGCAGAAGCCTCCGATTTTTTCAGCGAAAAAAATTCAGGGAAAAAAAGCATATGATCTGGCGCGAAAAGGGATCAAACCTGATCTTCCTTTGCAAAAAGTGAAGATTCATGAGATCCGATTGATGCATTTTGAGAAGGATGTCGCGGTCATCTACATGCACTGCGGATCCGGGACGTACGTACGTTCCTTGGCTCGGGAACTGGGAATGAGGCTCCGTTGCGGTGCGCATGTCAATGAGCTAGCGCGCACGAAATTTAAGAATTTTACACTGGAGGAATGCGCGCCGCCCGAAGCGCCAATCGAAAAATTGAAAGCTTCGTTTGTCCCGATTGCGCAGATGTTGTCTGACTTTCCGCAATTTACCGTAGATGCTTCGCAAGGGAAAAAGATTTTGAATGGTTCCGCGATTGCAGTAGAAGAAAAGTATGATCAGGACTGGGTAAAAGTATTTGATGAAAACAACACACTGCTCGCCATTGCGCAGACAAAAAGCGGAGAGAAAACAGAATTAAAGCCAAAAATCGTCTTCCACGAATGA
- a CDS encoding ribosome maturation factor RimP codes for MTSLNEIQEIATRIVESEGIDLVDIEFKPGRNRSLLRIYIDKEGGVTLNDCENVSRQLGAVLDVKDLLKSAYVLEVSSPGLDRPLQTDRDYRRAIGRILKLSLMDEQGKMESVTGKLLETTEEEVILEEGGRPRNIPRSMVKRAVQDVILGQPKKNRKRK; via the coding sequence TTGACTTCCCTCAATGAAATTCAAGAAATTGCGACACGGATCGTTGAGTCGGAGGGCATAGATCTTGTGGATATCGAGTTTAAACCGGGGAGAAACCGTAGTTTGTTACGCATTTATATTGACAAGGAAGGTGGAGTTACTTTAAACGACTGTGAGAATGTTAGCCGGCAACTCGGCGCGGTTCTAGACGTAAAAGACTTGCTGAAGAGCGCTTATGTGCTGGAAGTGAGTTCACCCGGGCTGGATCGGCCGTTGCAAACCGACCGCGATTATCGACGAGCGATTGGCAGAATACTGAAGTTGAGTCTGATGGATGAGCAGGGAAAGATGGAAAGCGTAACCGGGAAATTGCTTGAGACGACCGAAGAGGAAGTGATTCTTGAGGAAGGTGGAAGGCCGAGAAATATTCCCCGGAGCATGGTCAAACGAGCTGTTCAGGACGTAATTCTTGGTCAGCCGAAAAAGAACAGGAAACGGAAATAA
- the nusA gene encoding transcription termination factor NusA, translating into MSNELIYQIEQISREKGINPDEIVHAIEDAILTTARKHYKNQENLIARLNRATGQVELLLQKLVVEVVGDPETEIEMEKALALNPEAKPGDRVNLLLSSRPLGRIDAQTAKQIIFQRVKEAERKKVYDEYSNRVGELLNGIVKNSEKGDLIVDLGTVEAILPKSQQSGVEQYSRGDRIRAVIVRVHRFSNDPQIVLSRTDIRLLTRVFESEIPEIYEGTITIKAAVREAGDRSKIAVATTHKEIDPVGACVGIKGTRVQSVINELHGERIDIIEWSDDIIKLASNALKPAKVAQVGMVDDKEKRLEIVVDNDQLSLAIGKKGQNVRLASKLTGWKIDIKSQDEKKKELAENNARLEAFRSKITQHPELGEKALQALESGGWNNLEKMKQIQAASEIPSLEPETAERLYQEIQDFVNSQVAAK; encoded by the coding sequence ATGAGTAACGAACTCATCTATCAAATTGAGCAGATCAGTCGCGAAAAAGGGATCAATCCTGATGAAATCGTTCACGCGATTGAAGATGCAATTCTGACGACTGCGAGAAAGCATTACAAGAATCAGGAGAACCTGATCGCGCGTTTGAATCGCGCGACAGGTCAAGTCGAACTCTTGCTTCAAAAGCTCGTTGTGGAAGTGGTCGGTGATCCGGAAACAGAAATCGAAATGGAGAAAGCGCTTGCGTTGAATCCGGAAGCAAAACCGGGAGATCGCGTCAATCTTCTTTTATCCAGCCGTCCGCTGGGAAGAATTGATGCTCAAACAGCCAAGCAGATCATTTTTCAGCGAGTGAAGGAAGCGGAGCGGAAGAAAGTCTACGATGAATACTCCAATCGTGTCGGAGAACTCCTCAACGGTATCGTTAAGAATTCGGAGAAAGGGGATCTCATCGTTGATCTGGGCACCGTTGAAGCGATTCTGCCTAAGTCCCAGCAGTCTGGTGTCGAACAGTATTCACGGGGAGATCGGATTCGTGCAGTGATTGTCCGCGTGCATCGTTTTTCCAATGATCCGCAAATCGTTCTGTCACGCACGGACATACGGTTACTGACTCGAGTGTTCGAATCAGAAATTCCTGAAATCTACGAAGGCACGATTACCATCAAAGCTGCCGTGCGCGAAGCCGGTGATCGTTCGAAGATAGCTGTGGCGACAACACACAAAGAGATTGATCCGGTAGGCGCTTGCGTCGGTATCAAGGGAACGCGAGTCCAATCCGTGATCAACGAACTGCATGGAGAAAGGATCGATATCATTGAATGGTCCGATGATATTATCAAGCTTGCTTCCAATGCCCTCAAACCGGCAAAAGTGGCTCAGGTGGGAATGGTCGATGATAAAGAGAAAAGACTGGAAATCGTTGTTGATAACGATCAGCTTTCACTCGCGATCGGGAAAAAAGGGCAGAACGTACGGCTTGCATCCAAACTGACCGGTTGGAAAATCGATATCAAGAGCCAGGATGAAAAGAAAAAAGAGCTGGCGGAGAATAACGCCCGTTTGGAAGCGTTTCGAAGTAAAATCACACAGCATCCCGAACTTGGGGAAAAGGCTCTTCAAGCACTAGAATCGGGAGGCTGGAACAATCTTGAAAAGATGAAGCAGATCCAGGCTGCTTCAGAAATTCCATCTCTTGAGCCGGAAACGGCGGAGCGTTTGTATCAGGAGATTCAGGATTTCGTAAATTCACAGGTGGCAGCAAAGTAG
- the ssb gene encoding single-stranded DNA-binding protein — MSLNKILLLGHLGSDPEVRYLPSGKQTAQFRMATNRRYKLEGQIRDETEWFQVVAFGRLAEICGEFLKKGRQVFIEGRMHTRNWTDGTGQKHYRTEVVAEGMRLIGKLNGSERPKEVQGEDSDPEPF; from the coding sequence ATGTCGTTGAACAAAATACTTTTGCTCGGTCATTTAGGATCAGATCCCGAAGTGCGCTATCTGCCATCCGGAAAGCAAACCGCTCAGTTCCGCATGGCAACCAATAGAAGGTACAAGTTAGAAGGACAAATCCGCGATGAAACGGAATGGTTTCAAGTCGTTGCATTTGGACGACTCGCGGAAATCTGTGGCGAATTCCTGAAGAAAGGGAGACAGGTTTTCATTGAGGGAAGAATGCATACACGTAACTGGACTGATGGGACTGGCCAGAAACATTACCGGACGGAGGTGGTGGCGGAAGGGATGCGTCTGATCGGCAAATTGAATGGATCAGAGCGACCCAAGGAGGTTCAAGGAGAAGACTCGGATCCTGAGCCATTCTGA
- a CDS encoding GxxExxY protein, translating into MHQKFKKADRLSKRVIGAAIEVHRVMGPGLIESIYQKCLIRELQLSGIHCASEVRIPLEYKGAIFDEQLKMDVYVDDCLILELKAVESILPIHKAQILTYMKLLDVPVGLLINFHSTLLKHGISRLILAGADKST; encoded by the coding sequence ATGCATCAGAAATTTAAGAAAGCTGATCGCCTAAGCAAAAGAGTCATCGGTGCGGCGATCGAAGTTCACCGAGTAATGGGACCAGGTCTTATCGAATCGATTTATCAAAAATGTTTAATACGTGAACTGCAATTATCCGGAATCCATTGCGCTTCGGAAGTAAGGATTCCGCTCGAATACAAAGGTGCAATCTTTGATGAACAACTCAAGATGGACGTTTATGTTGACGACTGTCTTATCCTGGAACTTAAAGCTGTTGAAAGTATCCTTCCGATTCATAAAGCACAGATTTTGACCTACATGAAGTTACTAGACGTTCCTGTAGGGCTTCTAATCAACTTTCACAGTACGCTACTAAAGCATGGCATCAGCCGTTTAATTCTTGCGGGTGCTGACAAATCAACGTAA